The following is a genomic window from Citrifermentans bemidjiense Bem.
GTACGGCGCTTCGGAGCTTTCGAAACCGCGGTTTGCAGCAGGCACGAAACCTATGTTGCTGTCATCGCGCATCAACAACGCGCGGTCGTCCAGGCTGTCGGCAAGTTCCTGCAGGAGCCTTTCGGTATCCCGCTCGGACCCGCAGTCCACCATGATGAATCGGGCGCCGGGTGTGTGGTTGATCAGGGTGACCAGGCAGTTCCGGGTCTCGTCGGGCCTGTTCCAAACGGGTATGATGACGTCTATGATGGCGTCGGTCATGACAATCCCCCAGGCTGACAAGCATGTTGTGTAAGAAAAGGGCGCCTAGGAGCTGACTGCGACGTTGCGAAGCAGCGCCAGCTCGTCGAGGACCTTGCCGGAGCCGAGCACGACGCAGGAAAGCGGGTCTTCGGCGGTAACCACCGGAAGGCCGGTTTCCTCGCGCAGCAGCACGTCGAGGTTGCGCAAGAGCGCGCCGCCGCCGGCCAGCACGATACCCTTGTCCACGAGGTCCGCAGCAAGCTCGGGCGGGGTACGCTCCAGGCAGTTGCGCACCGCGTCCACGATGGCGGTCACCGGCTCGCTGAGCGCCTCGCGGATCTCGTTGGAGTCGATCTCGGTGGTCTTGGGAATGCCGGAGACCAGATCGCGCCCCTTCACTTCCATGTGCAAAAGCTGGGTGCCGGGGTATGCCTCGCCGATCTCTATCTTGATGAGCTCGGCCATGCGGTCGCCGATCAGCAGGTTGTACTTGCGCTTGATGTACTGCACGATCGCCTCGTCCATCTTGTCGCCGCCGACGCGCACGCTCTTCGTGTACACGATGCCGGCCAGGGAGATCACTGCGACCTCGGTGGTGCCGCCCCCGATGTCGACGATCATGTTGCCGGATGCCTCGGTGATGGGAAGCCCCGCCCCGATTGCGGCCGCCATCGGCTCCTCGATCAGGTAAACCTCGCGGGCCCCAGCGGATTCGGCGCTTTCCTTGACGGCGCGTTTTTCCACCTGGGTGATCCCGGAGGGGACGCAGATGACGATCCTCGGGCGGACCAGGGTCTTCCTGTTGTGCACCTTGTGGATGAAGTAGCGCAGCATCTCCTCGGTGATGTCGAAGTCGGCGATGACCCCATCCTTCATGGGACGGATGGCGGTAATGGTCCCGGGGGTACGGCCCAGCATCTTCTTGGCCTCCATACCGACCGCGAGCACCTTCTGCTGGCCGTTTTGCATCTTCTGTACCGCGACCACCGACGGCTCACGCACCACTATCCCCTTCCCTTTTAGGTAGACGAGGGTGTTGGCCGTGCCAAGATCTATGGCCAGATCATTAGAAAACATGCCAAAGAGGGCATCGAAAATCTTGATCATGCATTAACTCCTTTGATTATCGCGCTACCGGGACCGACCCGGCGCCAAAGTTGGAAATGTAGCAAAAACTCCGCACCCTTGCAACAAAGAAAAGCCACAGTGCCGTCACCGTAGGCACAAAGGCGGCACATATACCGCATCATTCTGGTATTGCTTTTACGATTAAATCATACTATTATTCCCAACTCTTGTGATACATGAGAGACCACTCTATCAGCGCAAAGGAGCCGAACTGGAATGCTAGGCATAATGAGGAAGTACAAGCAATCGATACTCATAAAGATTGTATTCGTCGTGATAGTACTCTCTTTCATAGGGACCATCTTCCTCGTCTGGGGCAGGGGCGGAGACAAATCCGCTAACGGTCCTGCTGGATATGCCGCAATGGTTGACGGCACCAAGATCTCGATGGATGATTTCCAGAAGAACTACTACCGCACCAGGAACCTGTACGAGCAGATCTACGGCCGCTCGCTGACCCCGGAGATGGAAAAGCAGATGGGGCTCAAAAAGGCGACCATAAGCAGCATGATTGACAACGTCCTCACCCTCAAAGAAGCCAAGAAGATGGGCATCAAGGTGGATAAGGACGAGGTGGCCGCGGAGATCGCCAAGATCCCCTCCTTCCAGAACAACGGCGCTTTCGACTTCACCCTGTACCAGAACACCCTCAAGGCCAATCGGGTCACCCCGAAGGAGTTCGAGGAAACCCAGGAACAGGACCTCCTGGTGCAAAAGGCGCGCAACAAGGTAAAGGAGAAGGCGACTGTCACCGACGCGGACCTGATGCAGGAGTTCAAGAAGCAAAACGACAAGGTCAACCTTCAGTACGTCTCCTTCTCCCCCGCCGACGTGAAGGGAAGCATCAAGCTGACCGACGCCGAGCTGAACGTCTACCTCCAGGACCACCAGGCGCAGTTCAAGACGCCGGAGCAGGTATCGATCGCCTACACGCTGGTGAGCCCGGCAGCCCTTGCCGCCAAGGTGAGCGTCACCCCCGAAGAAGCTCAGAACTATTACCAGAAGAACATCGACCGCTACCAGGGCAAAGGGGGCATCCTCCCGTTCGCCGAGGTCAAGGATCAGGCGACCGCCGACGCGCAGAAAGCCAAGGCCGCCAAGGAAGCCTACGAGAAGGCGGCCGAGACGGCCAAGAAGTTCCGCGCCCAGGGCAACCTCGATGCCGCCGCCCAAGCGCTTGGCGGCAAGGTCGAGAAGACCCCGCTCTTTACCGCGCAGGCGCCTGCCGCTGCCATCGCAGGGGAGACCGAGCTCGTCGCCCGCGCCTTCGCGCTGAAGCAGAACGAGCTGGGGGGACCGGTGGAGACCGCCAAGGGGATCTACCTGCTGAAGGTTCTCGACAAGAAGCCGTCCGTCGTGCCGCCGCTGGCGCAGGTAAGGGCGCAGGTCGAGCGGAAGCTTTTGGAAGTGAAAGGGGCCGAGGTAGCCAAGAAGAAGGCTGAAGAAGCGCTGCAGCAGCTCTCCAAAGCGGGCGCGGCCACCAAGGAGACCGGCAACTTCGGCTACTCCCCGGCCGGCGCCATCCCCACCGTCGGAACCTCCCCCGAGCTGATGGAAGCCGCTTTCGCGCTTACCCCTGCCAACCCGGTCGCCAAGCAGCCGGTCAAGGTGGGCGAACGCTGGTACGCGGTGAAACTGAAGAACAGGGTGGAAGCGCCCACCACAGACTTCGCCAAGGCCTCCGCAACCATCAAGCAGACCCTGCTCCCCAAAAAGCAGCAGGAAGAGCTGGACAAGTGGTTGAAAGGGCTCAGGGATAAGGCTAAAATCGACATCAACCCGTCGATCAAGGACTAACTAAAGCAACAACGCGGCAAATCGACAGCTATTCAAGTGCGAGGTGGAGGGTGCAGGTGCACGCTTCACCTTTCACTTTTAACGCTTGAAGCGCGAACCATAAAAGGAGAATGGACAAATGACTACACCGGTACTCAACACTGATTTCCCCGGTCTGAAGCTCGCCGCCCGCGGCAAGGTGCGCGACATCTACGACCTGGGAGAGACGCTGCTCATCGTCACCACCGACAGGATCTCTGCTTTCGACGTGATCATGAACGAGGGCATCCCGCACAAGGGGTACGTGCTGACCCAGATCTCCGCCTACTGGTTCCGTCAAATGGAAGACATCATCAAGAACCACATCATCTCCACCGATGTCACCGACTTCCCGAAAGAGTGCCAGCCGTACGCCGACGTCCTGGCCGGGCGCTCCATGTGGGTGAAAAAGGCTAAGCCTTTGGCGGCCGAGTGCATCGTGCGCGGCTACATCTCCGGCTCCGGCTGGAAGGACTACCAAAAGACCGGCGCCATCTGCGGCATCAAGCTTCCGGAAGGGCTCAAGGAATCCGACCGCCTCCCCCAGCCGATCTTCACCCCTTCCACTAAGGCGGAGCTGGGAACCCACGACGAGAACATCTCTTTCGAGGAGATGTGCCGGATCTGCGGCACCGAGATCTCCACCAAGGTGCGCGACGTAACCCTCGCCATCTACGAGAAGGCCCGCGACTTGGCCGACCAGAAAGGGATCATCATCGCCGACACCAAGTTCGAGTACGGCATCTACGACGGCGAGCTGATCATCATCGACGAGTGCATGACACCTGACTCCAGCCGTTTCTGGCCCAAGGAGAGCTACAAGCCGGGCGGCCCGCAGCCCTCCTTCGACAAGCAGTTCCTGCGTGACTACCTGGAGACGCTCGACTGGGGCAAGACGGCGCCGGCGCCGCCGCTTCCCGAAGAGATCGTCAGGAAGACCGGCGAGAAGTACATGGAAGCGCTGGTGAAGCTGACCGGCAAAGGGATCTAGGGATCGAACCGATGCCCCGCCTCCTCACCGGGGGCGGGGCTTTTTTTGTGCCGGCAAAGGAAAAAGACGATGCTGAAGCAGACCTTGACCCTGCTGTTTCTTCTGGCCCTATCATCCTCCGTCTCGGGCGCTGCCGCCGAGATCCCCCTGGCCCGTTTCAGTAAGTCCGACCTCTCCGGCTGGAGCGACAAGACCTTCAAGGGGAAGACCGACTACAGCTTCGCCGACGGCGCGCTTAAGGCCCACAGCGTGAAAGGGGCCAGCGGGAAGATCAAGAAGGTCTCCATCGACACGCGCAACTACCCGAAGCTCTCCTGGAGCTGGCGCATCGACCACACGTTGCGGCACGAGGACGCCACCCGCAAAAGCGGCGACGACTTCGCGGCAAGGGTCTACGTGATCTTCCCGCGCACCTTCTTCTGGCGCATGCGGGCCATCAACTACGTCTGGTCCGGGAAGCTCCCCGTAGGGAGCCACACCC
Proteins encoded in this region:
- a CDS encoding rod shape-determining protein yields the protein MIKIFDALFGMFSNDLAIDLGTANTLVYLKGKGIVVREPSVVAVQKMQNGQQKVLAVGMEAKKMLGRTPGTITAIRPMKDGVIADFDITEEMLRYFIHKVHNRKTLVRPRIVICVPSGITQVEKRAVKESAESAGAREVYLIEEPMAAAIGAGLPITEASGNMIVDIGGGTTEVAVISLAGIVYTKSVRVGGDKMDEAIVQYIKRKYNLLIGDRMAELIKIEIGEAYPGTQLLHMEVKGRDLVSGIPKTTEIDSNEIREALSEPVTAIVDAVRNCLERTPPELAADLVDKGIVLAGGGALLRNLDVLLREETGLPVVTAEDPLSCVVLGSGKVLDELALLRNVAVSS
- a CDS encoding peptidylprolyl isomerase; translated protein: MLGIMRKYKQSILIKIVFVVIVLSFIGTIFLVWGRGGDKSANGPAGYAAMVDGTKISMDDFQKNYYRTRNLYEQIYGRSLTPEMEKQMGLKKATISSMIDNVLTLKEAKKMGIKVDKDEVAAEIAKIPSFQNNGAFDFTLYQNTLKANRVTPKEFEETQEQDLLVQKARNKVKEKATVTDADLMQEFKKQNDKVNLQYVSFSPADVKGSIKLTDAELNVYLQDHQAQFKTPEQVSIAYTLVSPAALAAKVSVTPEEAQNYYQKNIDRYQGKGGILPFAEVKDQATADAQKAKAAKEAYEKAAETAKKFRAQGNLDAAAQALGGKVEKTPLFTAQAPAAAIAGETELVARAFALKQNELGGPVETAKGIYLLKVLDKKPSVVPPLAQVRAQVERKLLEVKGAEVAKKKAEEALQQLSKAGAATKETGNFGYSPAGAIPTVGTSPELMEAAFALTPANPVAKQPVKVGERWYAVKLKNRVEAPTTDFAKASATIKQTLLPKKQQEELDKWLKGLRDKAKIDINPSIKD
- a CDS encoding phosphoribosylaminoimidazolesuccinocarboxamide synthase — protein: MTTPVLNTDFPGLKLAARGKVRDIYDLGETLLIVTTDRISAFDVIMNEGIPHKGYVLTQISAYWFRQMEDIIKNHIISTDVTDFPKECQPYADVLAGRSMWVKKAKPLAAECIVRGYISGSGWKDYQKTGAICGIKLPEGLKESDRLPQPIFTPSTKAELGTHDENISFEEMCRICGTEISTKVRDVTLAIYEKARDLADQKGIIIADTKFEYGIYDGELIIIDECMTPDSSRFWPKESYKPGGPQPSFDKQFLRDYLETLDWGKTAPAPPLPEEIVRKTGEKYMEALVKLTGKGI
- a CDS encoding DUF3047 domain-containing protein; the encoded protein is MLKQTLTLLFLLALSSSVSGAAAEIPLARFSKSDLSGWSDKTFKGKTDYSFADGALKAHSVKGASGKIKKVSIDTRNYPKLSWSWRIDHTLRHEDATRKSGDDFAARVYVIFPRTFFWRMRAINYVWSGKLPVGSHTPSPHTANAVSIAVESGDAKAGTWVFEERNVYEDYKKIFGEDPPLMGGIAVMTDTDDTKEEVTAWYGDITLSSE